In the Hordeum vulgare subsp. vulgare chromosome 7H, MorexV3_pseudomolecules_assembly, whole genome shotgun sequence genome, one interval contains:
- the LOC123407529 gene encoding 3-oxoacyl-[acyl-carrier-protein] synthase I, chloroplastic-like, whose translation MQSLLVPTAAACAAPSSASARRPRPGRISVRASAAAAAAAPPRRETDPKKRVVITGMGLVSVFGNDVDAYYDRLLAGESGVGPIDRFDASKFPTRFAGQIRGFSSEGYIDGKNDRRLDDCLRYCIVSGKKALESAGLPLGSDAMAKIDKARAGVLVGTGMGGLQVFSDGVQNLLEKGYRKITPFFIPYAITNMGSALLGMDIGFMGPNYSISTACATSNYCFYAAANHIRKGEADMMIAGGTEAAIIPIGVGGFVACRALSQRNDDPKTASRPWDKERDGFVMGEGAGVLVMESLEHAMKRGAPIVAEYLGGAVNCDAYHMTDPRADGLGVSSCIRQSLQDAGVAPEEVNYINAHATSTLAGDLAEMNAIKQVFKDPSGIKVNATKSMIGHCLGAAGGLEAIATIKAINTGLVHPSINQFDREPAVEFDTVPNVKAEHEINVGISNSFGFGGHNSVVVFAPFKP comes from the exons ATGCAGAGCCTCCTCGTCCCCACCGCCGCGGCCTGCGCGGCGCCGTCGTCGGCGTCCGCCCGGCGCCCCCGGCCGGGCCGCATCTCCGTGCGcgcctcggcggcggcggcggcggccgccccgccccggcggGAGACGGATCCGAAGAAGCGGGTGGTGATCACGGGGATGGGGCTGGTCTCCGTCTTCGGCAACGACGTCGACGCCTACTACGACCGCCTGCTCGCTGGGGAGAGCGGCGTGGGCCCCATCGACCGCTTCGACGCCTCCAAGTTCCCCACGCGCTTCGCCGGCCAGATCCGGGGCTTCTCCTCCGAGGGGTACATCGACGGCAAGAACGACCGCAGGCTCGACGACTGCCTCCGCTACTGCATCGTCAGCGGCAAGAAGGCGCTCGAGTCCGCCGGGCTCCCGCTCGGCTCCGACGCCATGGCCAAG ATTGACAAGGCCCGTGCTGGTGTACTTGTGGGGACTGGTATGGGTGGCCTCCAAGTGTTTTCTGATGGTGTTCAGAATCTTCTCGAGAAGGGCTACAGAAAGATAACCCCTTTCTTCATCCCATATGCCATAACAAATATGGGATCTGCCCTGCTTGGCATGGACATTGGTTTCATGGGTCCAAACTACTCTATTTCAACTGCCTGTGCTACTTCGAACTATTGTTTCTATGCGGCAGCAAACCATATTCGCAAAGGTGAAGCAGATATGATGATTGCTGGTGGAACTGAAGCCGCCATTATTCCGATTGGTGTTGGTGGGTTTGTTGCATGTAGAGCACTATCACAGAGGAACGATGACCCTAAAACAGCATCTAGGCCTTGGGACAAGGAGCGTGATGGTTTCGTTATGGGTGAAGGAGCTGGAGTATTG GTCATGGAGAGCTTAGAACAtgcaatgaaacgtggtgctccAATAGTAGCAGAGTATCTAGGAGGTGCTGTGAACTGTGATGCTTACCATATGACTGATCCGAGAGCCGATGGTCTCGGTGTTTCATCTTGCATCAGACAGAGTCTTCAAGATGCTGGTGTGGCACCTGAAGAG GTTAACTACATAAATGCTCATGCAACATCCACCCTTGCTGGTGATTTGGCAGAGATGAATGCCATCAAGCAAGTCTTTAAGGACCCATCTGGGATAAAAGTAAACGCAACCAAG TCCATGATAGGGCATTGCCTAGGTGCAGCAGGTGGTTTGGAAGCCATTGCTACTATTAAAGCGATAAACACTGGATTGGTGCATCCGAGCATAAACCAGTTT GACCGGGAGCCTGCGGTTGAATTTGACACGGTACCCAAcgtaaaggccgaacatgaaatcAATGTTG GTATCTCGAATTCCTTTGGATTTGGAGGACACAACTCGGTGGTTGTATTCGCCCCATTCAAGCCTTGA